In Mucilaginibacter sp. KACC 22063, the genomic stretch GGTATGGATCTTCGTGCCGACCTGGAAGCGCCTGTAACTTTACAGCCAATGGAGCGTAAACTTGTACCAACAGGTTTACATATCGAACTACCTGAAAGCTATGAAGCGCAAATTCGCCCTCGCAGCGGATTAGCTTTTAAACATGGTATTACGGTACTTAATTCGCCCGGAACAATTGATGCCGATTACCGCGGAGAAATTAAGGTGCTGCTGGTTAACCTTTCAACTGAAACTTTTGAAATAAACAACGGCGACCGTATTGCCCAGATGATTATTTCAAAGCACGAGAAGATTGCCTGGGAAGAAACGGAAACCTTAAATGAAACGGTACGTGGTGCCGGCGGATACGGGCATACAGGAGTGAATTAATTAATGAAATTAAAGCTGACATTGGCAGGCATGGCCTTATTGCCCGCGCTGGTTTATGCACAAACCAATACGGAAGCTAACGTCATGTCCGCTCCAAAAGCCAGGGCGCTGTCATCAACAGACAGCCTGATGGTACGCCAGCTTTACTTTTCGGCCATGCGCGAAAAAACCATCGAGAATTTTTCGCAGGCTACAGAAATACTTACCCGTGTTTTACAGATAGATCCCAATAATGCAGCGGCCATGTATGAGCTGGCAGGACTTAAAAGGATAGCCAATGATAATGCCACTGCACAACAACTGCTTGAGACGGCTACTACTATTCAGCCTGATAACGTTTGGTACTGGGTTGCCCTTGCAGGTATTTATGAAAAAAGCAATAACCTGCCGCGTCTTGATAGCGTGTTTTCGCAACTCATCAGGCTACAGCCAGATAACCCCGACTATTATTTTGATAAAGCTAATGGACTTGTTATTGAAAAAAAGTATGACGAGGCCTTAGCTGTTTATGATAGTGTAGAAAGAATAACCGGCGTTACCGATGATCTTATTGCCCGCAGGCAGCGCGTATACCTGGCGCAGGGTAAAATAGACAAAGTTACTTCGGCGCTTAAACAGGCCATTGTTGAAAACCCTAACAACATCAAATACTACCTGATGCTGGGCGAGGTTTATAATTCAAATGGCTTAAATGAAGATGCTTTGAACGCCTTTAACAAGGCGGCTAAGCTTGACCCTCAAAATGGCGGCATACATTTAATGCTGGCTGATATTTACCGCAACATAAAAAACTACGAAGCCAGCTTTAACGAGCTTAAGATCGCATTTGCTATACCCGATTTGCAGTTTGATCAAAAAGTGCGTATCATAATGGGAT encodes the following:
- a CDS encoding tetratricopeptide repeat protein; translated protein: MKLKLTLAGMALLPALVYAQTNTEANVMSAPKARALSSTDSLMVRQLYFSAMREKTIENFSQATEILTRVLQIDPNNAAAMYELAGLKRIANDNATAQQLLETATTIQPDNVWYWVALAGIYEKSNNLPRLDSVFSQLIRLQPDNPDYYFDKANGLVIEKKYDEALAVYDSVERITGVTDDLIARRQRVYLAQGKIDKVTSALKQAIVENPNNIKYYLMLGEVYNSNGLNEDALNAFNKAAKLDPQNGGIHLMLADIYRNIKNYEASFNELKIAFAIPDLQFDQKVRIIMGYLPKFPDPNAKASALELSRLLVATHPTEARGYAIYGDMLLQNQKFKEAKAQYQKSIALNDKIYAVHEQLVRIDMGESDFDGAIKDGENALTLFPNQAWMNYLVGVAYAQKKNFTKALGYLQNAASLETQDKELLSQCYSGIGDCYHDMKDFKASDDAYDKSLSYNPDNAYTLNNYAYYLSVRGVNLDKAEQMSKRSNELQPATASFEDTYAWILFKQKKYAEAKVWMEKALVNDKDHSAVQTEHYGDIMFYLGNVEAAVQNWKKSKSYGNQSSVLERKINEKKYIE
- the dut gene encoding dUTP diphosphatase, translating into MIVRVINKSKNQLPGYETVHSAGMDLRADLEAPVTLQPMERKLVPTGLHIELPESYEAQIRPRSGLAFKHGITVLNSPGTIDADYRGEIKVLLVNLSTETFEINNGDRIAQMIISKHEKIAWEETETLNETVRGAGGYGHTGVN